CATATGAATGAAGAAGCTACCCGACTAAGTGCTTCTGAAGAACACAGACAAAATTGCCAGAAGAAATTGGATATCCTTTTGCAACAGCAGGTAGATCTTTCTTCGGCAATTGACGATTTATTAACTGATATCGAGAATGGAGACAAATACATGAAAGTTTATAAACAGCTAAAAATGTATAATGATCCTAGCTTGAATCCGGTGTTATACAATACAAAAGCTTAAATGAAAGGACAAAAGATCCTAATTATAAGACTTTCTGCGATGGGCGACGTTGCTATGACGGCGCCTGTTCTTAAACAACTAGCACAACAAAACCCGAAAAGTTCTTTTGTTTTTTTAACCCGTCCCTTATTTAAAGCTTTTTTAGAAGATCTTCCAAATGTTACAGTTTTCCCTTTTGATCCTAATACCTATAAAGGAATAGCGGGATTATACAGATTATACAAAGAATTAAAAAAACAAAAAATCGATGCGGTAGCAGATCTCCACTATAATCTTAGATCCAGAATACTTTCACTTTTTTTCTGGCTATCAGCTATTCCTATAGCTCATCTAAATAAAGGCCGAAAAGAAAAGAAAGCCCTTAGCAGAAAAGAAAATAAAACGAGACTTCCATTAGAGCCCACATGGAAACGATATACAGAAGTTTTTAAAAATTTAGGACTTGAAGCCTCTATTGAAAACAAATTAATTCGGCAAAAAGAAGATCTAAGCCCAGAAATATTAAGTATCACACAAGGCAAAAACGCACCTTGGATTGGTATTTCACCTTTTGCGCAACATATGCAAAAAGTCTACCCCCTAGATAAAATGGAAGATGTTATCCGGCAATTATCAAAATATAAGATTTTTATTTTTGGCGGCGGAACCGAAGAAAAACAGACTGCAGAAGTCTGGGAAAGAGAATATGAACACGTAACCTCTACAATTGGAAAGATAAAATTACAAGAAGAGTTAAAACTAATTTCCAATTTAGATGTCATGATTAGTATGGATTCTTCTGGAATGCATATGGCATCTTTAAAAGGTGTGAGAGTAGTTTCCGTTTGGGGAGCTACACACCCATATGCGGGATTTTTAGGTTTTGGGCAGCAAGAATCCGACTGTGCGCAGATAGATCTGGAATGCAGACCGTGTTCTATCTATGGCAATAAGCCATGTTTCAGGGGCGATTTGGCCTGCTTAAACTGGTTAGCACCGGAAATCATTGTTACGAAAACAAAAAATATTCTACAAAATGTCTAAACAGTTATTGATCATCAGACATGCGTCTGCCGCATGGCCGGAAGATGTAAAATCTGACTTTGAAAGGCCCCTAAAGAAAAAAGGAATTAAAGAAGCTGAAGATTTAGGAGTTTTTCTAAAGCACAACCATATAGTTCCAGATCTGATAGCTTGCAGTCCTTCCAAGCGAACAAAGCAAACATTCAATCTCGTAAATCAGGAGTTAAAAATTCCGGTATCTTCTATCGTATTTGAAGAAACCATCTACGAAGCTTCTTATAAAACCTTATTCAAAATTGTCAATAATCTGAATAATTCACATCATCTCGTTGCCTTGGTTGGACATAATAACGGTATTTCCGATTTGCTTAATTATCTGTCTAATGGCGACGAAATAAATCTCCCTCCCGCTGGTATTGCTCTTCTGGAATTCCCGTTTCATGACTGGAAAATGGTGAGCAACGGCTTGGCAGAAATTAAATTGTTGCATTACCCGGAAGACTAAATCCTTAACTTTGTTCGCATGGACGTTTTCGACACCCAACACACACCTGCTGAAGCTTTTAACAGACTACTAAACATAATGGACGACCTAAGGCTTAAATGTCCCTGGGACAAAAAACAGACATTAGAATCGTTAAGGCATTTAACAATTGAAGAAACTTACGAGTTGTCTGATGCCATTATCGACAACGATATGCAGGAAATCAAAAAAGAGCTTGGAGATATCATGCTGCATCTGGTTTTCTATGCTAAAATAGGGTCCGAAACTAACGATTTTAACATTACTGATGTTTTAAATAGTGTTTGCGAAAAGCTAATTAACAGACATCCGCATATTTACGGCGACATTCAGGCAGACACAGAAGAAGCTGTAAAACAAAATTGGGAAAAAATTAAGCTTAAAGAAGGTAATAAATCTGTTTTGGGTGGAGTTCCATCTTCGCTACCTGCTTTAATAAAAGCTTCCAGAATTCAGGAAAAAGCCAGGGGTGTCGGATTCGACTGGGAAAATAAAAACCAGGTTTGGGAAAAAGTGCAGGAAGAGCTTCAGGAATTTAGGGACGAATGTGAACAAAAAGATGCTGATCCGGAGAAAATAGAAAGCGAATTTGGCGATGTTCTTTTTTCATTGATCAATTATGCTCGTTTTATCAATATCAATCCTGAAAACGCTTTGGAAAAAACCAATAAAAAATTCATTAAACGTTTTCAATATCTCGAAGAAAAAGCAAAAGATAACGGTAAGTCTTTGGAGGATATGACCTTGGCAGAAATGGATATTTTCTGGAACGAAGCCAAAAACTTATAAATTCTTTTAAACAGCTGTATCATAAGCAAATATTTATACGTATTGCCCATAAAGGGCAATGCTATGTATTTAAACAATTTACAATCTTACACATTTGCATCAATTCTGTTATTATTTGTAGCATTTATATCCTGTGAAAGGAGTTCATCGCTCACAAATGATAAAACTTATTCAGGTTCTTTTTATACCAAAAATTTAGCAAAGGACTATGCTCCCACTTCATTTACCTTAATTTTGGAAAAAGGAAAATATATCTTTACACCTCTCGAAAATTCTCCAATGAAACCCAGTAGCGGAACATATGTTCTTAAAGATAAACTGATCTCTTTTACAGACGAAAACATGTGGACAGCGGATTTTGATTGGAACCTTATTTTTACAGGCGACTTTTATATTTCCGAAAACAATAAAGAGATTATATTGACGAAAAAACGAGACGATAATTTTAAGTATATTTATATACTGGAGAAATAGCCGAGATTGATGAAAAGTTCTTATAGCAAGTTTAGCGATCAGGAATTGATCATAAAATGCCGTAAAGATGATTACAAAGCGCAGGAAGCACTTTATAAACGTTTTTACGCCTATGCTATGGGAATTTCTTTAAGATACTGCATAAATAGAGATGACGCCCTAGAAGCCGTTAACGACTCTTTTATTAAGCTTTTTAAAACAATCAAAACCTTTGAGGATCATCGTTTAATAAAACCCTGGTTTAGGCAAATTGTCGTTAATTCGTCCATCGATAATAGGAGAAAGAACCTAAAACATTCAGCAGCTTTAGATATTGAATATGCTGATGAAAAACCCACAGACTTTAATGCTATAGCAAAAATAAATGCGGAAGACATATTAAAACTATTAGACTGTCTTCCCGAAATACACAAAGTAGTATTCAATTTATATGAGATTGACGGATATTCACACGAAGAAATAGCAGACATTTTAGACATACCGTCAAGCAGTTCCAGAGTATATTTATCCCGGGCGAAAGACAAGTTGAGAAAATTGGTTAATAGTAGATTTTTAGATCATGAAAGAGCAGTTTGATAAGGTTTTAAGAGATCATATAAAAGATACTTTTGACGAGTATGACGATGGCATGGCTCATGATGGCTGGTTACATTATCAAAAAAAGTTGCGAAACAAAAGGCGTAGAACAGTTTTATTATGGACATTGCCTTCGGGTATCGCGGCTTCTTTGTTATTTTTAATGTTTTTTAGTACAAGTGATCAACTCCACATCGATGATGGAAATAAGCTTGTCGTGAAAGAGAAGCCATTGAAAGACATCGTTGATAAAGAAAACAATAGTCCTGTTCTTTCTCCCCCATTACATAAGGAGTCACAAAATCGTGTAGATAAGTATTCTGCAGATAAAAGGAATCACAAGCTTTTACATAATCAGGAAAGCTATTTATCAAATAACGTTAGGACCGCGGATAATGAGATAATAGCTCCAATAGATAACCATGAAACGCTTGTAGAGGAATTTTCTTTAAATAATAAAGAAATCCCTGCTAGTAATAAAACTGATTATAGAGACGTTTCAAACGAAGAATCACTTATCGCTATAGAAAAACCGAAGAGTTTACTTGATGAAGAAGAAAATGCTCCGGTTTATGCAGATATAGCAAATAGCAGATCTTCTTTTGCTTACGACAAAAGTCAAAAAAACAGTGCTTCGTTTAAAAATAAATTGAGGAATCTCCGATTGTCATTGGACGCCTCTACTTATATGAACTTTTCAGATGCTGGTATAAACGATCATATTAATATTTCTATTGGTATTGTATCCGAATATCAGATTAGCAAAAAACTAAGTATATATTCTGGCATTAACGTCAATAGGCAGTCCAGCTCTTTTTCTCATGAAATATTAGCTACACCGCAAGACAATACCATGCAAGCCATGGCCCTAACTAATTCTATAGCTTCTATTGTCAACGGTCAATTTACTGATGCTAAATTAGTAGGTTTGGATATCCCAATAAACCTCAGGTATTCCACAAATAACAAAAAGATAAATTGGTTTGTCAGTTCCGGATTGAGCTCTTATGCGCTAATCAGTGAGAAATATCTTAATAATTTTTCTGTAACCAGATTTGCATTCAGTGGTGTGGAGACAAGTACCGTTTCTACAGTAGAAGAGCATTCTGAAAGCCCGATATCAAGTTTTCAATTCGCTAGAAGTGTAAACTTTTCTTTTGGAGTTGCATTTCCGCTAAAAAAAGTCACCACACTTTCTATAGAACCTTTTATGAAGTATCCACTTAAACAGTTCGGACAACAAAATTTATCACTTGGAGCAAGCGGAGTTAGTGTAAAAATGCACTTAAATAAAAACTTATTTAAAAACTAACGCCCTTATCGGAGAGATTTTGCTCACTAGCATAGAAGGAATTAATAAAACTAAAAGGCAGACAAAAACTGTCCCTAAATTAATCGCTAATACATCCACCCATTCGAAATGTATAGGAATAAAACTCATATAATATGAAGCCTCGTCCAGTTTTAAAAAATGGGTTCGTTCTTGTATATAACCTAGCCCCAAACCCAACAGATTTCCCAAAAACAGACCTATTACGATAAGATAAAATGCATTATAGAGAAATATCTTTCTGATTCCCCAATTCGATTCGCCTAAAGCTTTCAATAAACCAATCATTGATGTGCGCTCCAATATCATTATTAATAAAGCGGAGATCATATTAATTATAGCTACTATTAGCATTAAAATTAATACAACCTGTGCATTGATATCCAATAAAGAAAGCCATTCGAAAATTGTTGAATACATTTCTGTTATTGGCACTGCTTTTAAAGACATTTGAATCTTATCCGAAATTTCATAGGCATTCTTTTCCAGTTGAGTAAAATCACCTATCCGGACTTCATACCCACCTACTTCGCCCTCCTTCCACTTATTTAATCTTCTAATAAGATCTAAATCGCCAATCACATAGGTTTTATCAACTTCTTCTACTCCCGTACTATAAATGCCAACTATTTCAAATTTTCTTTTTCTTAGCGATTCCTGTACAAAATACATCAGAAAACTATCTCCCACTTTTAAATTTAAACGGGAAGCCATATTTTCCGAAATAACAATTTGTTGTCCAGAATTAACTCCTTTGAAATTTATTCCTCTTCCTTCTTTCAAAATCTTGTCAAAAGATTCGGTATCATAAGTTTCATCGATACCTTTAAACACCACTCCTTCTACTTCTTCGTCTGTTTTTATAATACCCGGCTTTGTGGCAAAAGGTACTACACTTCGTATATTTTTATCTTCGGATAACTTAACCTTACTCGAATCATCCAAAACAAAGGGCTTATTTTCGTAAGAAGTATTCAGATCGTAATTTTGGATTAGAATATCGCCACTAAATCCTCTAACTTTATCTCTGATTTCGTTTTTAAACCCCTTCATTACTGCAATAGACAATAGCATAACGCTTAGTCCCAGCATGATTCCGGCTATTGCTATACGCACAATCAACTTTGAGAAAGTACGCTCGGCTTTAAAAGAGATTCTTTTGGCTATGAATAATCCTAGATTCAACGGCTTTTTATTTATTTTTACAGTAACAAAGATGCAATCATTTCACGTAAATAGGAAAAGCTTAACCAAAGAGTTGTTGCTTTTTCAAATAAAAAAATTGATATGAAAAAATCACTTTATCTCTCGCTTATTATCAGCTGTATTTCATTCAGCTGCCAATCCTCCACTACAAGGAATAAAAACCAACAGAAAAGCGTAATTCCAGTTGAGCAACCTGCTAAGAAAATATTAACCGGAGCAGATCAAACAGAAAAATATCTGCCCCTTTTAAAAGGTAAAAAAGTTGGGCTTGTTGTTAATCAAACTGCTCAAATCAACGGAATCTCTTTGGTTGACACTTTACAAGCGAGAGGCGTGGATATAAGAGCAATATTTGGACCAGAACACGGATTCAGGGGCGATGCAGATGCTGGCGAAAAAGTAGGGAATTATATAGATAAAAAATCTGGACTACCTGTAATCTCTTTATATGGCAAAAAACACGCTCCTTCTAAAGAAGATTTAAAAGGGATAGACATTTTGATTTTTGATATTCAAGATGTTGGCGTACGATTTTATACCTACACCATTACAATGGCTTATGTGATGCAAGCCTGTGCTGACAATAATATTCCAATGATGATTCTGGATAGGCCGAATCCTAATGGATTGTTAATTGACGGTCCTATATTAGATCCGAAATTCAAGTCCGGAGTCGGAATGCATCAAATCCCTATCGGTCACGGTTTAACAATCGCCGAATTTGCACAAATGGTAAACGGGGAAAACTGGTTGGAAAATAAAAAAAAATGCGAATTGCAAATTATAAAGTTAGCAAATTATGCCCATGGAATGAGATATTCTTTGCCTGTAAAACCTTCTCCAAACCTTCCTAATGAACTTTCGATCTATCTCTATCCTAGTCTATGTATGTTTGAAGGCACTGCCATAAGTCAGGGAAGAGGAACTACATACCCTTTTCAGGTTTTAGGCCATCCACTTTTAAAAGGAAAATATCAATTTCATTTCACTCCTGTAAGTATTCAGGGAATGAGCAAACAACCTCCTTTAGAGAATCAGATTTGCTATGGTATAGATTTTAGAGAGACAGACATAGAAAAAACAAGAAAACAAGACAAACTGAACATAAAAATCATTCTGGACTTGTACAAAGCCTTTCCTGAAAAAGAAAAATTTTTCACACCATTTTTTAATAAACTCGCTGGAAATGACATTTTAATGCAGCAAATAATAGATGGCAAAACTGAAGAAGAAATCAGAAAATCATGGGAATCGGATTTAAAAAAGTACAAAGAGACCAGAAATAAATATCTTTTGTACAACTAACGAGTTTGTTTTAAAATATTCATTTTCGCATATCTATAATATTTTATATAAAATGAGAATTGTATTCATGGGAACTCCTGATTTTGCTGTGGCATCTCTTGATGCTATGATAAAAGCAGGATTCGATATAGTTGGTGTAGTCACTGCACCTGATAAACCTTCTGGTAGAGGACAAAAAATAGCTGAATCTGCCGTGAAAAAATATGCAACAGAACACAATCTAAAAGTACTACAACCGGTAAAATTAAAGGATCCAGGTTTTATCAGCGAATTAAGGGCCTTGAAAGCTGATCTGCAAATCGTTGTGGCATTCCGTATGCTTCCTGAAATTGTCTGGAATATGCCTCCAAAAGGAACAATAAACCTGCATGCTTCATTACTTCCTCAATATCGTGGTGCGGCACCTATAAACTGGGCAATCCTGAATGGAGATAAAGAATCCGGCGTTACTACTTTTTTTCTGCAGCATGAGATAGATACAGGAAATATTCTATTTAAAGAAAAAATAGACATACAGGAGGATATGACAGCTGGCGAACTACATGACAAGCTCATGTTTGTTGGAGCTGAACTACTCGTGAAAACTATAAAAGCAGTGGAATCCGGAGACTATGTGGAAAAACCTCAAGATCAATTCGCCGCAGAAACTTTGGTTCATGCCCCGAAAATATTTAAAGAAGATTGCGAGATTGATTGGAATTCAAACACCAAACAGGTCTATAATTTAATCAGAGGCATGAGCCCATATCCTACTGCATTTACTTCACTAAATGGAAAAGGCTTAAAAATATTTGCTGCTGAAAAGCAGGAAAAAAGTGTAGGTATAAAAGCGGGAGAATTTATTACAGATAACAAAACCTATCTGAAATTTGCAACTTCTGACGGACTAATCTCTATAAAAGAACTCCAACTTGAGGGTAAAAAAAGAATGAAAATAGACGAATTCTTACGGGGAACGAAGTTATAATCAAGGTACTTTTATTTAGATTTAAGGGAAATATTTCTTTTGGGAATGACCGAAAGAAATATTTCCCCTAATCGAACTGAATCACTCTAAAGTAGCTTAAATGGCAACGTTTTTAATTTGGCATATTTCCTTTTATACCTTATTAAATGAGTTCAGCCTTTCCAAGAGCATTTTAGAAACTTCATTAAAATAGCGTTTCCGG
This genomic interval from Pseudopedobacter saltans DSM 12145 contains the following:
- a CDS encoding glycosyltransferase family 9 protein; translated protein: MKGQKILIIRLSAMGDVAMTAPVLKQLAQQNPKSSFVFLTRPLFKAFLEDLPNVTVFPFDPNTYKGIAGLYRLYKELKKQKIDAVADLHYNLRSRILSLFFWLSAIPIAHLNKGRKEKKALSRKENKTRLPLEPTWKRYTEVFKNLGLEASIENKLIRQKEDLSPEILSITQGKNAPWIGISPFAQHMQKVYPLDKMEDVIRQLSKYKIFIFGGGTEEKQTAEVWEREYEHVTSTIGKIKLQEELKLISNLDVMISMDSSGMHMASLKGVRVVSVWGATHPYAGFLGFGQQESDCAQIDLECRPCSIYGNKPCFRGDLACLNWLAPEIIVTKTKNILQNV
- a CDS encoding SixA phosphatase family protein, producing the protein MSKQLLIIRHASAAWPEDVKSDFERPLKKKGIKEAEDLGVFLKHNHIVPDLIACSPSKRTKQTFNLVNQELKIPVSSIVFEETIYEASYKTLFKIVNNLNNSHHLVALVGHNNGISDLLNYLSNGDEINLPPAGIALLEFPFHDWKMVSNGLAEIKLLHYPED
- the mazG gene encoding nucleoside triphosphate pyrophosphohydrolase, which encodes MDVFDTQHTPAEAFNRLLNIMDDLRLKCPWDKKQTLESLRHLTIEETYELSDAIIDNDMQEIKKELGDIMLHLVFYAKIGSETNDFNITDVLNSVCEKLINRHPHIYGDIQADTEEAVKQNWEKIKLKEGNKSVLGGVPSSLPALIKASRIQEKARGVGFDWENKNQVWEKVQEELQEFRDECEQKDADPEKIESEFGDVLFSLINYARFININPENALEKTNKKFIKRFQYLEEKAKDNGKSLEDMTLAEMDIFWNEAKNL
- a CDS encoding RNA polymerase sigma factor, producing MKSSYSKFSDQELIIKCRKDDYKAQEALYKRFYAYAMGISLRYCINRDDALEAVNDSFIKLFKTIKTFEDHRLIKPWFRQIVVNSSIDNRRKNLKHSAALDIEYADEKPTDFNAIAKINAEDILKLLDCLPEIHKVVFNLYEIDGYSHEEIADILDIPSSSSRVYLSRAKDKLRKLVNSRFLDHERAV
- a CDS encoding porin family protein, yielding MKEQFDKVLRDHIKDTFDEYDDGMAHDGWLHYQKKLRNKRRRTVLLWTLPSGIAASLLFLMFFSTSDQLHIDDGNKLVVKEKPLKDIVDKENNSPVLSPPLHKESQNRVDKYSADKRNHKLLHNQESYLSNNVRTADNEIIAPIDNHETLVEEFSLNNKEIPASNKTDYRDVSNEESLIAIEKPKSLLDEEENAPVYADIANSRSSFAYDKSQKNSASFKNKLRNLRLSLDASTYMNFSDAGINDHINISIGIVSEYQISKKLSIYSGINVNRQSSSFSHEILATPQDNTMQAMALTNSIASIVNGQFTDAKLVGLDIPINLRYSTNNKKINWFVSSGLSSYALISEKYLNNFSVTRFAFSGVETSTVSTVEEHSESPISSFQFARSVNFSFGVAFPLKKVTTLSIEPFMKYPLKQFGQQNLSLGASGVSVKMHLNKNLFKN
- a CDS encoding ABC transporter permease → MNLGLFIAKRISFKAERTFSKLIVRIAIAGIMLGLSVMLLSIAVMKGFKNEIRDKVRGFSGDILIQNYDLNTSYENKPFVLDDSSKVKLSEDKNIRSVVPFATKPGIIKTDEEVEGVVFKGIDETYDTESFDKILKEGRGINFKGVNSGQQIVISENMASRLNLKVGDSFLMYFVQESLRKRKFEIVGIYSTGVEEVDKTYVIGDLDLIRRLNKWKEGEVGGYEVRIGDFTQLEKNAYEISDKIQMSLKAVPITEMYSTIFEWLSLLDINAQVVLILMLIVAIINMISALLIMILERTSMIGLLKALGESNWGIRKIFLYNAFYLIVIGLFLGNLLGLGLGYIQERTHFLKLDEASYYMSFIPIHFEWVDVLAINLGTVFVCLLVLLIPSMLVSKISPIRALVFK
- a CDS encoding exo-beta-N-acetylmuramidase NamZ family protein; the protein is MKKSLYLSLIISCISFSCQSSTTRNKNQQKSVIPVEQPAKKILTGADQTEKYLPLLKGKKVGLVVNQTAQINGISLVDTLQARGVDIRAIFGPEHGFRGDADAGEKVGNYIDKKSGLPVISLYGKKHAPSKEDLKGIDILIFDIQDVGVRFYTYTITMAYVMQACADNNIPMMILDRPNPNGLLIDGPILDPKFKSGVGMHQIPIGHGLTIAEFAQMVNGENWLENKKKCELQIIKLANYAHGMRYSLPVKPSPNLPNELSIYLYPSLCMFEGTAISQGRGTTYPFQVLGHPLLKGKYQFHFTPVSIQGMSKQPPLENQICYGIDFRETDIEKTRKQDKLNIKIILDLYKAFPEKEKFFTPFFNKLAGNDILMQQIIDGKTEEEIRKSWESDLKKYKETRNKYLLYN
- the fmt gene encoding methionyl-tRNA formyltransferase, which produces MRIVFMGTPDFAVASLDAMIKAGFDIVGVVTAPDKPSGRGQKIAESAVKKYATEHNLKVLQPVKLKDPGFISELRALKADLQIVVAFRMLPEIVWNMPPKGTINLHASLLPQYRGAAPINWAILNGDKESGVTTFFLQHEIDTGNILFKEKIDIQEDMTAGELHDKLMFVGAELLVKTIKAVESGDYVEKPQDQFAAETLVHAPKIFKEDCEIDWNSNTKQVYNLIRGMSPYPTAFTSLNGKGLKIFAAEKQEKSVGIKAGEFITDNKTYLKFATSDGLISIKELQLEGKKRMKIDEFLRGTKL